A genomic stretch from Streptococcus oralis includes:
- a CDS encoding YbgA family protein codes for MEQTNQKSQCQQLWARNKYLVLSHSSNIYNEIREYLKQEVVEVSEVQVMIDRACQIPEHRGQVCNAFQHIWGYFKKKATDTERKDYMLLLDRYRYGQASKEDLIAKTRDLLELYPNSYLQHSTLLKGDSHETLA; via the coding sequence ATGGAACAAACTAATCAAAAATCCCAGTGCCAACAACTCTGGGCTAGAAACAAATACCTCGTTTTGAGTCATTCCAGCAATATTTACAATGAGATTCGCGAGTATCTAAAGCAAGAAGTGGTGGAGGTGAGTGAAGTTCAAGTGATGATTGACCGTGCCTGCCAGATTCCAGAACACAGGGGTCAGGTTTGCAATGCCTTTCAGCATATTTGGGGCTATTTCAAAAAGAAAGCGACAGATACTGAGCGCAAAGACTACATGCTCTTGCTGGATCGCTACCGCTATGGTCAAGCTTCTAAGGAAGACTTGATCGCTAAAACTCGAGACTTGCTTGAACTCTATCCAAATAGCTACTTGCAACATTCGACTTTACTGAAAGGAGACTCCCATGAGACTTTGGCATGA
- a CDS encoding TIGR02328 family protein encodes MRLWHEALISQLPRPQLLGQHRECCALRGNGWGRKHATVNYVFTHSPYRLYAYHRLIMGEMANRGYNVSPEWLDKNYRGKICHPYQDLPEENLGNPVYSEHDAEYYEECLANLREKGIELE; translated from the coding sequence ATGAGACTTTGGCATGAGGCTTTGATTTCACAACTTCCCCGTCCTCAACTTTTGGGGCAACATCGAGAGTGCTGCGCCCTGCGTGGCAATGGTTGGGGCAGAAAGCATGCGACGGTGAACTATGTCTTTACCCACTCGCCCTATCGTCTCTATGCCTATCATCGCTTGATCATGGGGGAGATGGCTAACCGTGGCTATAATGTCAGTCCAGAGTGGCTGGACAAGAACTACCGTGGCAAGATCTGTCATCCTTATCAAGACTTGCCTGAGGAGAACCTAGGTAATCCCGTCTATAGTGAGCATGATGCAGAATACTATGAGGAGTGTCTGGCTAATCTCCGAGAGAAAGGCATTGAGCTGGAGTAA
- a CDS encoding type II toxin-antitoxin system RelE/ParE family toxin — translation MHTIYFYKDKNGNEPVLDYMRQLARKKSKDSRIKLNKLNDYIELLSQHGTRTGEPYIKHLEDEIWELRPLKDRILFVAWVDGSFVLLHHFVKKTQKTPRREIDKSKRELKDIKERGLSDEE, via the coding sequence GTGCATACGATTTACTTCTATAAGGACAAAAATGGAAATGAGCCAGTCTTAGATTATATGAGACAATTGGCTAGAAAGAAGAGTAAGGACAGTCGCATCAAACTCAATAAACTAAACGACTATATCGAGTTGCTTAGTCAGCATGGGACTAGAACTGGTGAACCCTATATCAAACATTTGGAAGATGAGATTTGGGAACTACGACCTCTTAAGGATAGGATTTTATTTGTAGCATGGGTTGATGGGAGTTTTGTTCTTTTACATCATTTTGTTAAAAAGACTCAGAAAACTCCTAGGAGAGAGATTGATAAATCCAAGCGTGAACTGAAGGACATAAAAGAAAGAGGGTTAAGTGATGAAGAATAG
- a CDS encoding helix-turn-helix domain-containing protein, with protein MKNSAIGSNWKDIRTELFTKEEILESDMRVAIMSELIEARHEQGISQKKLEELSGVSQPVIARMETGKTSPQLDTVLKVLASLGKTLAVVPLEQEKN; from the coding sequence ATGAAGAATAGTGCCATTGGAAGTAATTGGAAGGATATCCGAACAGAACTCTTTACCAAGGAAGAAATTCTTGAAAGTGATATGCGAGTGGCTATTATGAGTGAGTTGATTGAGGCTAGACATGAGCAAGGTATCAGTCAGAAAAAGCTAGAGGAACTCAGTGGAGTAAGCCAGCCTGTCATAGCTAGGATGGAAACAGGAAAGACTAGTCCTCAGTTGGATACAGTCTTGAAAGTTCTAGCCAGTTTAGGAAAGACACTAGCAGTCGTCCCACTAGAACAGGAAAAAAATTGA